The following DNA comes from Plasmodium coatneyi strain Hackeri chromosome 9, complete sequence.
ATGACTTCCTGTTCGGGTGCGTTTATATTGTTCACGTCAATTTCCTTGTTCAGATCAGTGTACTTGTCGGAAAAGATGTTCGTGTCGAGGTGCTGTCCGATGATTGTCTTTAGGGTGGCGTCCCGGAAGGTCGAGAGGATGTCCACGTAGCAGCTCTCGTTCCGGAGGTATATTTCGATCAGCCTAAGGggtcgcaaaaaaaaaaaataaataaaataaaataataatggtgAGAAAAATGGTGCAGATTAGAGAAAACGAAATGCACATCCATTAATGCCTTTCGACCAAACGGGATAAAGTTATTCCCAAACATCCTTTTCGAGCCCCCTTACTTGTAAATCGAGTTATACAACAGGAGAAGGTCGTTCACGGCGTTCTTCGTCTCCACGTCTTTTAAGAGGTACCTGCGTTGgcgcaacaacaacaaaaaaagaaacgcatTCCTATGTGCAAACCAGGTCCGAACAAATAGACGCACGTAAATGCCATGTGGACATATGGACCCGCCTCCTCACCAGcagtatttcttccttctcttttctccCTTGTCCATGATGTCGTCCGCCACTAGGAAGGAGGCCTGCAAAATTTCTATGCACCACgctgtgaaggaaaaagaggggaaaatacaCATTAATGTTGGTTCTAGTGAGAAGCTTCTATTTCCCTATTAGAAATGGTCCTTTCCTTGACAACACTTCGTATTTGTGGAGGAGCCCAATTCACGTTCCCCTAAGTAGGCCCCTCACGACAGACTCGTCCTTACCCAAACAGGCCGCCTTCTCCCACTCGATACTGTTGATGTCTCTATTCTTCACATATTCGTAAATGAGGATGACTAGGATTCCTCTGTTGTATTTGCCCCctgggagggaaggaaagaaagagggTGATTAATGATGATCTGTGAGTTTATAACGTGGCCATAGGTACGCTTCCGTCGTGTCCTTTCATCCGATTTTGTATCGCATTGCGAACAGAGAGGAATATTTCGTTTCGCTTCTACACACCACGCACACCCCTCCGCCACGTTCTACAAGACGAAAGGTGGAAGAGACCTACCCAAGCAGTTGTAATCGAACAGTAGCTTGTAGTACTTCGAGATGTGTTCCTTGATTTGCTCTTCCAGTGCGTATTCGTTCAGGTGGCTCAGGAATGCGTCTCTGTACTTATCGTACATCTGTGGGAATGCGACAACGTAAGAAGGTGTAAAATTGGAACTACGAGCACGCACGGGAAGGGGTTGAACCAGATGCACATATTTTCATCCtcagtttacatttttaaaaaaggccAAGCCGCTATCCGCGTCCTCCgagtttttctccttcatgttTTCCACTCCCATTTGTTGTATGTCCCTCCTTCGGTCAGCAGAGGTATGTCTGTGGTGCACCTTTATTTTGCTATGCGACTAAGTGCCCTATTCTTAATTTTGCTGGCGTGCGGTAGGGGAAGCACACATATAGGTCATTCAACTGTACACTCGGGGGAAATAGCTTTTGGGGAGTTGCGTAGAAATTGATATTAACgtgtagaaataaaaaaaaaaaaaaaaaaaaaaaaaacagccaagcGTGAATAATAATGAGGTAgtaataaaaaggaacaaaaaaaaggattactttattttattctattttattcatgGACGTGCCGcgtttttcttaaaattgaTCCCTTGAAA
Coding sequences within:
- a CDS encoding Farnesyl pyrophosphate synthase gives rise to the protein MGVENMKEKNSEDADSGLAFFKNMYDKYRDAFLSHLNEYALEEQIKEHISKYYKLLFDYNCLGGKYNRGILVILIYEYVKNRDINSIEWEKAACLAWCIEILQASFLVADDIMDKGEKRRKKYCWYLLKDVETKNAVNDLLLLYNSIYKLIEIYLRNESCYVDILSTFRDATLKTIIGQHLDTNIFSDKYTDLNKEIDVNNINAPEQEVINIHMVNFEVYKNIVIHKTAYYSFFLPIVCGMLLGGIAIDNLIYKKIEDISMLMGEYFQVHDDYLDVFADSTKTGKVGTDIQNNKLTWPLIKAFELCSESDKMKIVKNYGQNNAACVKVIESIYEQYKIKKHYENYEKAQKEKILGAINELHHEGIEYVLKYLMEILFTGA